The Pedobacter frigiditerrae genomic sequence TATGCTTTTGTAGTTTGGTAGATGGTTAACGGACCTGACGTAGTTTTGGCAGGAACAACCTTTAAACCTCTTGAAGCCATAAAAAGGTTAGTTGGTATCGCTGTATTATTTGCTAATGTTAATGTGATTTGACCAGATAAGTCAGGAACATTTGGCTTGGTTTCAGGTAAATCTATAAACTCAAAAGCATAATTGGTAAAACTTGCAAAGTCCTCGTATTTGATCCAAATATAACCCATTGTTCCCCAAATTGTTCCCCAGCTATTTTGCACTTCAAAAGCGCCGCCAAACTTACTATCATCATACCCAACAACACACATGGCATGTGCTCCAAAAGACCCGTTGGGAGATTCTGTTGGTGTCCATAATTCTTTTTTGTTCGCTAAGCCAAATGATGGTGGGCAAGTCATTCCGATTAAAACCGGCTTTCTTTCTGAGATAGATTTTTTAACTGCCTGTATTTTTATTTTGGCAGGGTCTGAATTCTCAAAAATCTTTAGGTAATCTTTTATTTTAGAGTTTGTGGCAATATTCAATTGTGTCTCGCTAATTGATTCTGTACAGAGCGATGATAAGCTTTTATAAGGTAAAACCCCTTTATTTTTCATCAGTTCTAAAGCAATAAATATAGATGAGCCACCAACACATTTTAAATCATCTGGTTTTAGTAACCTATATAAAAAAGCGGGTGAGTAGGCGTGGTCTGTAATGTAGGCTTTATCGGTCCAGTTGTGTTTAATAGCGTCCACAATTGTTTTTCCGCAGTAAGCAGATGCCCAGGCTGTACAGGTGCCGTAATAACTTTGGTGGCCCGGTGTTGGTGCATACATTTTAATGGATGCTGCTGACGGTACAATATCTAGGTTTCTGGTTAGTTTTGCTTTTTTTGGCGTGGCCTTATATGCATTATCATCTAAATCTAATCCTCTTCCATATGGTGTTTGTGAAAAGGTATTTATACAAAGCGATAACAATACTAAAAAACAGTTGAATTTCTTTAAATGCATAGTTTTTTGAATAGTATGATAATTTTATATAAAAATATTAGAAACTTCAGTTTGTATGTATACCCTGTGGTAGGTATTTAAAAAACCTTATCTATGCGCTGATAAAGCTTCAATAAAATCATTTTATTTCTATCTTTTTTGTTTTTATTTAAGTAAATATTTGATAAAATAAACTAAATGACGTTTTTATAATCTCATTTATTGATTTATTACCTTTAAAATCCTCTATTTTTTCATTTTATGTTGATTTTTGGCGATAAAAAATTTTATAATTTCTATATTTTTTATAAAAACATAGAAATTATAAAAAAATAATTCCTATTTTGCTAATCGAAACTTAAAACTAAACTATTATTTTCTTTTTGTCGGCAATTTTTGCTTGCATAATGATAAATTATGCTTGTGAGTCGCATTTTTTTGTCAAATTTAATCTTTTGACGAATGTAGTAGTGAGAAAAAGTATTCATTTCTTGTTTTAGGTTGTTTTATTAAGAATTCAATTTCTCACATAAAAT encodes the following:
- a CDS encoding C1 family peptidase; this encodes MHLKKFNCFLVLLSLCINTFSQTPYGRGLDLDDNAYKATPKKAKLTRNLDIVPSAASIKMYAPTPGHQSYYGTCTAWASAYCGKTIVDAIKHNWTDKAYITDHAYSPAFLYRLLKPDDLKCVGGSSIFIALELMKNKGVLPYKSLSSLCTESISETQLNIATNSKIKDYLKIFENSDPAKIKIQAVKKSISERKPVLIGMTCPPSFGLANKKELWTPTESPNGSFGAHAMCVVGYDDSKFGGAFEVQNSWGTIWGTMGYIWIKYEDFASFTNYAFEFIDLPETKPNVPDLSGQITLTLANNTAIPTNLFMASRGLKVVPAKTTSGPLTIYQTTKAYNSGTRFRIYISNNQPAFVYAISSDLTNEITKIFPYNDGISAALTDRKNNVAIPDEDHFIEFDERPGKDFLCVLYSKEPLDINEIIKRIAFEKGSFNEKIYAVLKNQIVEPSDITFLKDKIGFSGFSKGKSTVALMVELDHN